GCCGCTCTGGGGCTCTCCGTCGATGACCTTGACCCATCGCTGCCAATCCAGACCGTCTCCACCGGCATGGCCTTCTGCATCGTTCCGCTGCGCTCGATGGAAGTCGCATCACGCCTCTGCATACCGCAGGACCAGGCGCAGTCCTATCTCGACTCCTGCGATGCGAAGTTTTTCTACTGCATCACGCGCGCGGACGAAGGCTCGTCCGCCGACTGGCACAACCGCATGCAGTTCTACAACGGAGAAGACCCCGCAACTGGTTCTGCTTCCGGCTGTGCCATCGCTTATCTCGTGCACCATAAGGCGGCGGTCAATGACCAGGCAGTTGTATTCGAGCAGGGCATTGAGATCAATCGGCCCAGCCGAATCGAAGTTAGGGCCGCTTTTTCAACCGATCAACAATCGATTCCCGATTTGGTGTTCGTCGGAGGACGCACCATTCCCGTTGCATCCGGTTCCTTTTTCCTGCCGTGATACACCGGATTCCCACAAGGAAAAACCGCGTTTAACCGCCAATTCACGCATACTTCGACTTTTTGCTTCGTTGGCAAGAGCAAAGAAATCCTTCGCTTCGCCAAATCTTCGCACTTGCGAAGTCCATGAGCCGTTCGTAATGTTGGGAAGCGTTACAGGGACAGCGGACGTTCTTACGAACTTCCTCTTTGCTCCTCAAAACAGTCTTTCGCCTGCTTTACCACAACTTGAGTTGAGAGAAGCCTCGCTGCTTGTCCGCCCCGGTTCAGATCTCCATCAGCTTCGCTGATGCGGGCCCTTGAATCCGCTGCCGGACATCGCAGACGCTCGCCTTCACTCGCACATCGCCCCTGCTTGCAAGGCGATCTTCACCTCCACGTGTGAAGATCGCGCCCGCCGCAGTAAGGCCATCTGCGTTCCATGAAGCCAGCGTGGCAACCTGCCCTGACTCCTTGCACGATGCAAGGCGGACCAGCAAGCAGGGCTTCTCTCGCACCCGTGGCCGCGCCGTTCCATGCCTCTAAACGAGGTCGAACGGCCGGCCGGGGGCACTGCTTCCTTCCGGAGCAGACAGGAGAGCCTCGTCTCATCGAGCCTCTTCCGTCTTCCTCCCAACGGCGCAGACGCCTTTCCTCGCTCTCAATCCACCGGGCGCGATCGCGGGTTCGTCCGAAACCATGCTGCCACGATGCGCCTCGCAACAAACGAGCACATCCCCGCGGCCCTCTCCGCCGCACGGCCCTACCAGCCGCGCCGGCAGATCCTGCGAGCCCCAATGCGCCCCAAGAAGTCGATCCTCTGTGTTGACAGCAACGAACAGCCTCTCTCAGTTCGTAAGTTTCTCCTCGAAACCCGCGGCTACCGCGTGATCACCGCCACCAGCTCCCAGCAGGCTCTTGAGATCCTCCGGGCATCCATCCCCGGCACGCTCGACCTCATCCTTTCAGATCTCATCATGCCGCAGATGGACGGCAACGAACTCGTCCGCCGCGCCAAGCAGCTTCACCCCGGCCTGCCCGCGATGATCGTCTCCGGCACCGTCACCTCGTTCGACCGCGCCATCGCCGCCGATGTCTTCCTCCCCAAGGGCGCTTGCTCCGCCTCCGAGATGCTCGAGCGCATCCGCGTCCTCGTAGCTCGCAAGCGAGGCCCCAAGAAGGCCGTCAAGCCCGACTACATCGCGCCCGACTTCGCTCCAGCCTCGTCGATGTCCTCCTTCGCCCACGCCGCAGCCAGCTAGGCCTGCCAGGAAAGCTTGTCATCCTTCGCCGCAGGCGGAGGATCTGCTTCTTCTCCGGACCGCCACCAATCTGTGCCCCATTCATCGCGCCGTTGCCTCACGCGATGAGTGGGTCTGGGCGACGAACGCCTCCAGCTCAAGCCAAGCGCGAACCTTCTTCATCCCACCGCTGTAAACTCGTCGCAATGTTCTTCATTCACTCAGACATCCGGAAAGCACCGCGGCCAACAATGACTGCTCTGAAGCTCGCCCTTATGGCATCGCTCCTCCCCGCCACCCTCGCCTCCGCCCAGCTCGTTCACCAGATCCCCGAGCAGACCCTCACCGGCTGGCAGATGCAGGACACCTCCAAGGTGGCAGGCAAGCCCGCCGAGGTCTCAAGCCCCGCCTTCAAGCCGGAAAATTGGTACAAGGCAACAGTCCCCGGAACGGTCCTCACCACGCTGGTCGACAATAAGGTCTACCCCGAGCCCCTCTACGGCGAGAACATGCGTTCCATCCCTGAGAGCCTCAACAAGGCCGACTACTGGTACCGCACCACATTCATGGTCCCCGCCTCGCACAAGGGCCGCCACACCTGGCTGCACTTCGCCGGCATCAACTACGAGGCCCAGATCTGGGTCAACGGCCATCAGGCCGGCTCCATGCGAGGCGCCTTCATCCGCGGCGACTTTGACATCTCCGACTTCGTCAAGCCCGGCACCACCGCAGCTCTCGCCGTCCTCATCTCGCCGCAACCGCACCCCGGCAAGCCCGTGGAACACACCGTCGCCAACGGAGTCGGCGTCAACGGTGGAGATACCGCAATCGACGGCCCAACCTTCCTCTCCACCATCGGCTGGGACTGGTTGCCCGCCGTCCGCGACCGCGATACCGGCATCTGGCTGCCCGTCACTCTCTCTGCCAGCGGCCCTGTGTTGATCAAACAACCCTTCGTCACCAGCGAGATCGCCGCAGACCACGGAACCGCCGATCTCACCGTCGCCGCCACAGTCAACAACATCACCGCCGCGCCCATCACCGGCACACTCACCGGCACCATCAAGGGCCCCGGCGCAGAGCCCATCAAGTTCAGCAAGCAAGTCTCCATCGACGCGAACAGCGCCACATCCGTAACCCTGGACACCGCCTCCATCCCCGCCCTCCACATCAGAGACCCGCACCTCTGGTGGCCGAACGGCTACGGCAAGCAAAATCTCTACAAACTCACGCTCTCCTTTGAGCTCGCCAAATCTGAAGCTCTCTCCGACGCCATCACCACCAACTTCGGCATCCGCAAGATCGACTACTCCGTCTCCGACTCCGAGAACCTCACCCTCTCCGTCAACGGAGTCCGCATCATGGTTCGCGGCGGCAACTGGGGCCTTGACGAAGGCATGAAGCGCATCCCGCGCGAGCGCCTCGACGCGCAGTTCCACATGCACGCCCTCGCCAACCTCAACCTCATCCGCAACTGGGTCGGCCAGAGCACCAGCCCCGACTTCTACGACATGGCCGACAAGTACGGCATCCTCCTCTGGGACGAGTTCTTTCAACCCAACCCCAGCGACGGCCCCAACCCCGACGACATACCCACCTACCTCGCCAACGTCACCGACAAGGTTCTCCGCTACCGCAACCATCCCGCCATCGCCGTCTGGTGCGCCCGCAACGAGGGCTACCCGCCCAAGGCACTCGACGACCAACTCAAGATCATGATGGCGAAGCTCGACCCCACCCGCCTCTATCAATCGAACTCAGCCGATGGCCGCGGCGTCTCCTCGCACGGTCCTTATCACTGGCGCTCGCCGCACCTCTTCTACAACCTCAACGAGAGCTTCAAGACCGAGACCGGCTCCGTCTCAATCCCCACAATCGAGTCGATTCAGGGAATGATGCCCGAGAAGGACTGGGAGACCCAGAACGACGACTGGGCCCAGCACGACCTCGCCCATGGTGCACAACGCGGCGACGCCTACCCCTACGAGCTCGCCAGACGCTACGGCCCCATCCGCA
This Granulicella aggregans DNA region includes the following protein-coding sequences:
- a CDS encoding PhzF family phenazine biosynthesis protein; this encodes MSIPPPSSGKGATGYALVDVFAESPLEGNMLAIFTDARHLSTATMQALARETNLAETTFIIPRDAAIEAERGVQVRIFTTQEELQFAGHPTLGTATWLYLNHPVLRGSETITLDLPVGPITVKFDSQDATKPGVFATMQQKAPTFGTIHTPEAIAAALGLSVDDLDPSLPIQTVSTGMAFCIVPLRSMEVASRLCIPQDQAQSYLDSCDAKFFYCITRADEGSSADWHNRMQFYNGEDPATGSASGCAIAYLVHHKAAVNDQAVVFEQGIEINRPSRIEVRAAFSTDQQSIPDLVFVGGRTIPVASGSFFLP
- a CDS encoding response regulator encodes the protein MRLATNEHIPAALSAARPYQPRRQILRAPMRPKKSILCVDSNEQPLSVRKFLLETRGYRVITATSSQQALEILRASIPGTLDLILSDLIMPQMDGNELVRRAKQLHPGLPAMIVSGTVTSFDRAIAADVFLPKGACSASEMLERIRVLVARKRGPKKAVKPDYIAPDFAPASSMSSFAHAAAS
- a CDS encoding glycoside hydrolase family 2 protein, encoding MASLLPATLASAQLVHQIPEQTLTGWQMQDTSKVAGKPAEVSSPAFKPENWYKATVPGTVLTTLVDNKVYPEPLYGENMRSIPESLNKADYWYRTTFMVPASHKGRHTWLHFAGINYEAQIWVNGHQAGSMRGAFIRGDFDISDFVKPGTTAALAVLISPQPHPGKPVEHTVANGVGVNGGDTAIDGPTFLSTIGWDWLPAVRDRDTGIWLPVTLSASGPVLIKQPFVTSEIAADHGTADLTVAATVNNITAAPITGTLTGTIKGPGAEPIKFSKQVSIDANSATSVTLDTASIPALHIRDPHLWWPNGYGKQNLYKLTLSFELAKSEALSDAITTNFGIRKIDYSVSDSENLTLSVNGVRIMVRGGNWGLDEGMKRIPRERLDAQFHMHALANLNLIRNWVGQSTSPDFYDMADKYGILLWDEFFQPNPSDGPNPDDIPTYLANVTDKVLRYRNHPAIAVWCARNEGYPPKALDDQLKIMMAKLDPTRLYQSNSADGRGVSSHGPYHWRSPHLFYNLNESFKTETGSVSIPTIESIQGMMPEKDWETQNDDWAQHDLAHGAQRGDAYPYELARRYGPIRNLADFVRKGQLANYEAFRAMYEGRNAQMFKATTGVITWMSHPAQPSFVWQLYHYDLDPNSSLFAAKKASETIHVQLNEANHGVEVVNNTPEPLSGLKVHTTQYLLDGKIVGEDTKPIANLPASSTIKVYQFVEATREALYFVKLDLTDSAGKLLSTNFYWQNVAQEDFTGLEKLPTVTLDAKATSTTEGSNTFIKVTIHNPSKSIALMTHLQLHQKQSGKRVLPAFYSDNYVTLTPNEARTITIEAATKDLADDSPLIAIDGFNIDVKPSSGEVSIAPNLNAQPMHWPASNLVPHQ